One stretch of Amycolatopsis tolypomycina DNA includes these proteins:
- a CDS encoding maleylpyruvate isomerase N-terminal domain-containing protein: MTIELSQWHAVRAAFSEVGGRFADEVENAPDPHANAVGDWSVVETAAHVGWIALVYTAMVKGDGGPLPLPELEEPMASANIETVGAMNEVAMTAYPERDPHRLAARLRADIAEVLQISRDYDPEKPIWWLGGSRVPVAGLLAHLVNELSIHGQDIARAGGRPWRIDPAHEGMFLELFFVGMVRNDVGRLLDYAKPSPRRITVEFRSAYTAPVVMVLQHGGLRVAEPDGAADVRLTFDPAVLVPMMFGRISPPRAVLSGKVRVGGRRPWRLVEFLRTVHMP; this comes from the coding sequence ATGACGATCGAACTTTCGCAGTGGCACGCGGTCCGTGCGGCCTTCTCGGAGGTCGGCGGCCGGTTCGCGGACGAGGTCGAGAACGCGCCGGACCCGCACGCGAACGCCGTCGGCGACTGGTCGGTCGTCGAGACGGCGGCGCACGTCGGCTGGATCGCGCTCGTCTACACGGCCATGGTCAAGGGCGACGGCGGTCCGCTGCCGCTGCCGGAGCTGGAAGAGCCGATGGCTTCCGCGAACATCGAGACGGTCGGGGCGATGAACGAGGTCGCGATGACGGCCTACCCCGAGCGCGACCCGCACCGGCTGGCCGCGCGGCTGCGCGCGGACATCGCGGAAGTGCTGCAGATCAGCCGCGACTACGACCCGGAAAAGCCGATCTGGTGGCTGGGCGGCAGCCGCGTCCCGGTGGCGGGCCTGCTCGCGCACCTCGTCAACGAGCTGAGCATCCACGGCCAGGACATCGCCCGCGCGGGCGGCAGGCCGTGGCGGATCGACCCGGCGCACGAGGGGATGTTCCTGGAGCTGTTCTTCGTCGGGATGGTCCGCAACGACGTCGGACGGCTGCTGGACTACGCGAAGCCGTCGCCCCGCCGGATCACGGTGGAGTTCCGGTCGGCGTACACGGCGCCGGTGGTCATGGTGCTGCAGCACGGCGGCCTGCGGGTGGCGGAACCCGACGGCGCGGCGGACGTCCGGCTGACCTTCGACCCGGCGGTGCTGGTCCCGATGATGTTCGGCCGCATCTCCCCACCCCGCGCGGTGCTCAGCGGCAAGGTCCGCGTCGGCGGCCGCCGCCCGTGGCGGCTGGTGGAGTTCCTCCGCACGGTGCACATGCCTTAG
- a CDS encoding sensor histidine kinase, whose product MARFRLLPRSTRWRVAVFAALAAALVLGLGSYWFVNALQSGLDTNASTRASDKVDTLVALLNSGVAPADVPQRYPKGGGYLISREAAGCPIDGKQEPPGDQPVRVHGPDCVVVEPFGLDGQIHRTAWTKDRRYTVVAAESLDALGLETVATARQILWGGVPAAALLVGAVAWFAVRRSLRAVEAIRAEVDGIRARDLGRRVPVPGSGDEITELAVTMNEMLARLDRSVQRQSQFTADASHELRTPLASMRTQLEVQLAHPDRLDWRRSVENAVLDVSRMETLTGDLLLLSKLDADQPAAATRIALADLVTGHVAARLPRDGVEVRTEIHAEPVVQGHARRLERVLRNLADNAERHAGSRVTITLTEVDGHAVLTVLDDGPGIPPEHRERVFDRFVRLDDDRAREDDGGSGLGLAIAAEIARTHGGTLRVAESASGACLELRLPLA is encoded by the coding sequence ATGGCCCGGTTCCGGCTGCTGCCCCGGTCGACCCGGTGGCGGGTCGCCGTCTTCGCCGCCCTCGCGGCGGCCCTCGTCCTCGGGCTCGGGTCGTACTGGTTCGTGAACGCGCTGCAGAGCGGCCTGGACACCAACGCGAGCACCCGGGCGAGCGACAAGGTCGACACGCTGGTCGCGCTGCTGAACTCCGGCGTCGCCCCGGCCGACGTGCCGCAGCGCTACCCCAAGGGCGGCGGGTACCTGATCAGCCGGGAGGCGGCAGGCTGCCCGATCGACGGCAAGCAGGAGCCCCCCGGCGACCAGCCGGTCCGGGTCCACGGGCCGGACTGCGTCGTCGTCGAGCCGTTCGGCCTCGACGGCCAGATCCACCGCACCGCGTGGACGAAGGACCGCCGCTACACGGTCGTGGCCGCGGAGAGCCTCGACGCCCTCGGCCTCGAAACCGTGGCCACCGCCCGGCAGATCCTCTGGGGCGGGGTGCCCGCGGCCGCGCTGCTCGTCGGCGCCGTCGCCTGGTTCGCCGTGCGGCGGTCGCTGCGCGCGGTCGAGGCCATCCGCGCGGAGGTCGACGGCATCCGCGCGCGGGACCTCGGCCGCCGCGTGCCGGTGCCCGGCTCCGGCGACGAGATCACCGAACTCGCCGTCACGATGAACGAGATGCTCGCCCGGCTCGACCGGTCCGTGCAGCGGCAGAGCCAGTTCACCGCGGACGCGTCGCACGAGCTGCGCACGCCGCTCGCCTCGATGCGCACCCAGCTCGAGGTCCAGCTCGCCCACCCCGACCGGCTCGACTGGCGCCGCAGCGTCGAAAACGCCGTGCTGGACGTCTCGCGGATGGAGACGCTCACCGGCGATCTGCTGCTGCTCAGCAAGCTGGACGCCGACCAGCCGGCCGCGGCCACCCGGATCGCGCTGGCGGACCTCGTCACCGGGCACGTCGCCGCGCGGCTCCCGCGTGACGGCGTCGAGGTGCGCACCGAGATCCACGCCGAGCCGGTGGTCCAGGGGCACGCGAGACGGCTGGAACGCGTACTCCGGAACCTCGCCGACAACGCCGAGCGGCACGCCGGAAGCCGCGTGACGATCACGCTCACCGAGGTCGACGGCCACGCCGTGCTGACCGTCCTGGACGACGGTCCGGGTATCCCGCCCGAACACCGCGAGCGCGTCTTCGACCGGTTCGTCCGCCTCGACGACGACCGCGCGCGCGAAGACGACGGCGGCTCCGGTCTGGGGCTGGCGATCGCCGCGGAGATCGCGCGGACGCACGGTGGCACGCTGCGCGTCGCCGAGAGCGCCTCCGGCGCCTGCCTGGAGCTGCGCCTGCCGCTTGCCTGA
- a CDS encoding DUF2079 domain-containing protein, with the protein MLIDFAPAPVRTRESRAVPYVVAAVAFAGYAAWSLRRLRTFDASGFDLGIFEQAVRSYAHGHWPVSDLLGPGAPTLGDHFHPILALLAPCYLLWPSPGVLLVAQALLFALSAVPVTRCAIRLLGARRGALVGAGYVLSWGLLSAVNFDFHEVCFAVPMLAFTAEHLLHERWRAAVWCALPLVLVKEDLPLTLAAVGVVLVLNRQRRLGWTVLVFGVATSALLFLVVLPALNPAGAYAHGSGLNPFGGAIVKVSMLLALLAPTAFAALRSPLLLLAAPTLLWRLVSANDRYWGMGYHYSAVLMPIVFIAGVHGARRLKRYLPVCAVVTGLASLGLQAAHLTDGVWTPSQRAGIETVLARIPDGATVLASNRLAPHLTSRCTVLFFDGVPGERPEWVVVARPEQSWPTTLATKAAALAELADTGYVRVDGTDAVVLLHRE; encoded by the coding sequence ATGCTGATCGACTTCGCGCCGGCTCCGGTGCGCACGCGCGAAAGCCGCGCGGTCCCCTACGTCGTCGCCGCGGTCGCCTTCGCCGGGTACGCCGCCTGGTCGCTGCGGCGGCTGCGGACGTTCGACGCGAGCGGGTTCGACCTGGGGATCTTCGAGCAGGCGGTGCGGTCCTACGCGCACGGCCACTGGCCGGTGTCGGACCTGCTCGGCCCCGGCGCGCCGACGCTCGGCGACCACTTCCACCCGATCCTCGCGCTGCTGGCGCCGTGCTACCTGCTGTGGCCGTCGCCGGGGGTGCTGCTGGTCGCCCAGGCCCTGCTGTTCGCGTTGTCCGCGGTTCCGGTGACGCGGTGCGCGATCCGGCTCCTCGGCGCCCGGCGGGGTGCGCTCGTCGGCGCCGGGTACGTGCTGTCGTGGGGGCTGCTGTCGGCGGTGAACTTCGACTTCCACGAGGTCTGCTTCGCCGTCCCGATGCTGGCGTTCACCGCCGAGCACCTGCTCCACGAGCGGTGGCGGGCGGCGGTGTGGTGCGCGTTGCCGCTGGTGCTGGTCAAGGAGGACCTGCCGCTGACGCTCGCCGCGGTCGGCGTGGTCCTGGTGCTCAACCGGCAGCGACGGCTCGGCTGGACGGTGCTCGTCTTCGGCGTCGCCACGTCCGCGCTGCTGTTCCTGGTCGTGCTGCCGGCCCTGAACCCGGCGGGCGCGTACGCCCACGGCAGCGGCCTCAACCCGTTCGGCGGGGCGATCGTGAAGGTGTCGATGCTGCTGGCCCTGCTGGCGCCGACGGCGTTCGCGGCCCTGCGGTCGCCGTTGCTGCTGCTGGCGGCGCCGACGCTGCTGTGGCGGCTGGTCTCGGCGAACGACCGCTACTGGGGCATGGGCTACCACTACAGCGCGGTGCTGATGCCGATCGTGTTCATCGCCGGCGTGCACGGCGCCCGGCGGCTCAAGCGGTATCTGCCCGTGTGCGCGGTGGTCACCGGGCTGGCCTCGCTGGGCCTGCAGGCGGCGCACCTGACCGACGGCGTCTGGACGCCGTCGCAGCGGGCCGGGATCGAAACGGTACTGGCGCGCATCCCGGACGGCGCGACGGTGCTGGCGTCCAACCGGCTGGCCCCGCACCTGACGTCCCGCTGCACGGTGCTGTTCTTCGACGGCGTGCCCGGCGAGCGGCCGGAGTGGGTGGTCGTGGCGCGGCCGGAGCAGTCCTGGCCGACGACGCTCGCGACGAAGGCGGCGGCCTTGGCGGAGCTGGCGGACACGGGATATGTGCGCGTCGACGGGACGGACGCCGTCGTGCTGCTCCACCGTGAGTAG
- a CDS encoding CHAT domain-containing protein, with product MVASPRVEDRVRDLHRRAVAATNNGQPVVGGRLIRSAARLLGLPATEPPEGWAAWPDLATRVLGTYAAVETALGNSARGLALLDEADALVSDAGRGILRQQRGLVLILIGRMDEALTCFDEAIPLLRQAGEFVVLARTLLNRAMLHQYAGRVRLALADLDQCEQIGASHPDEDGLARIFAKAAHGRGQARVLTGDIPGALRDFDAASGFYAAQSVGMLPVLAVDKARALLAAGLPHEAAAELDAALEQFPRLRMNQEHAEAELTRALAALASGDPATARSWAGRAERRFRRRGNETWAAVAQLTVLRADFAAGRRIARIGAEATALADRLTGLGLRNDAEIAALLAARARIALGDLDGARAGIAPRDRRTAPLENRLVRRLALAELGAASGHRRVTFANARAGLAQLQRHRSRFGSVDLQTGTTSLGKELADAGLAAALAQRSPGVVFRWLDRSRAQAFRFRPVRPPSHPETADAVAELRFLSMQIRAGELAGKPDTQAVKRCAALEREIRAKGWQAEGVDADHVEAKLREIGDELAETGSAMVCFLADRGALCAQVIAHHRVALVELGPASAVAEPVARLHSDLDALCGRQLPPKLDQVIRRSVRTQVTALDAILLAPLASRLGDLDVVVVPTGALSAIPWGLLPTLHGRPVTVTPSSSAWFDAGRRSGRATGAPLLVAGSDLTHAEAEVARLAPLYPDAEVLTGPDATVAATLKAFDGCRLAHFAAHGHHERENVLFSRLNLADGPLMAYDVQQLATAPEQVVLSSCDVGQAVVRAGDEVLGFTAALLYGGSRTVVSSVARVDDRTAGGVMLAFHRALSVGTPPARALADAGRAEPLMPFVCFGRS from the coding sequence GTGGTCGCGTCGCCGAGGGTCGAAGACCGGGTCCGCGACCTGCACCGGCGGGCGGTCGCCGCGACCAACAACGGCCAGCCCGTGGTCGGTGGCCGGCTGATCCGGTCCGCCGCGCGGCTGCTCGGCCTGCCCGCGACGGAACCCCCGGAAGGGTGGGCCGCCTGGCCCGACCTCGCCACCCGCGTGCTCGGCACCTACGCCGCCGTCGAAACGGCGCTCGGCAACAGCGCGCGCGGGCTCGCCCTGCTCGACGAGGCCGACGCCCTCGTGTCCGACGCCGGGCGCGGGATCCTGCGTCAGCAACGCGGTCTCGTGCTCATCCTGATCGGCCGGATGGACGAAGCCCTGACCTGCTTCGACGAGGCCATCCCGCTGCTGCGGCAGGCCGGCGAGTTCGTCGTGCTCGCCAGGACGCTGCTCAACCGCGCGATGCTGCACCAGTACGCCGGGCGCGTCCGGCTCGCGCTCGCCGACCTCGACCAGTGCGAGCAGATCGGGGCGAGCCACCCCGACGAAGACGGCCTGGCCCGGATCTTCGCCAAGGCCGCGCACGGCCGCGGCCAGGCGCGGGTGCTCACCGGCGACATCCCCGGCGCCCTGCGCGACTTCGACGCGGCGAGCGGGTTCTACGCCGCCCAGAGCGTCGGGATGCTGCCGGTGCTGGCCGTCGACAAGGCGCGGGCGCTGCTGGCCGCCGGGCTGCCGCACGAAGCCGCCGCCGAACTCGACGCGGCGCTGGAGCAGTTCCCGCGGCTGCGGATGAACCAGGAGCACGCCGAAGCCGAGCTGACCAGGGCGCTGGCCGCGCTGGCGAGCGGCGACCCGGCCACCGCGCGGAGCTGGGCGGGCCGTGCCGAACGCCGCTTTCGCCGTCGCGGCAACGAAACCTGGGCGGCGGTGGCGCAGCTGACCGTGTTGCGCGCGGACTTCGCGGCCGGCCGCCGGATCGCCCGCATCGGCGCGGAGGCGACCGCGCTCGCGGACCGGCTCACCGGCCTTGGCCTGCGCAACGACGCCGAAATCGCCGCACTGCTGGCGGCCCGGGCCCGGATCGCGCTCGGCGACCTCGACGGCGCCCGTGCCGGCATCGCCCCGCGCGACCGCCGGACCGCGCCGCTGGAGAACCGCCTGGTCCGGCGGCTCGCGCTGGCCGAACTGGGCGCGGCGAGCGGCCACCGGCGCGTCACCTTCGCGAACGCTCGGGCCGGCCTCGCCCAGCTGCAGCGGCACCGCAGCCGCTTCGGCAGCGTCGACCTGCAGACCGGCACGACGTCGCTGGGCAAGGAACTCGCCGACGCGGGGCTCGCCGCCGCGCTCGCCCAGCGCTCGCCGGGTGTCGTGTTCCGCTGGCTCGACCGCTCGCGCGCCCAGGCGTTCCGGTTCCGGCCGGTGCGCCCGCCGTCCCACCCGGAGACCGCCGACGCCGTCGCCGAGCTGCGGTTCCTCTCGATGCAGATCCGCGCGGGCGAACTGGCCGGGAAGCCGGACACCCAGGCCGTGAAGCGGTGTGCCGCGCTGGAGCGGGAGATCCGCGCGAAGGGCTGGCAGGCCGAGGGCGTGGACGCCGACCACGTCGAGGCGAAGCTGCGCGAGATCGGCGACGAGCTGGCCGAGACCGGCAGCGCGATGGTGTGCTTCCTCGCCGACCGCGGCGCGTTGTGCGCGCAGGTGATCGCCCACCACCGGGTGGCGCTGGTCGAGCTGGGCCCGGCGTCGGCCGTGGCGGAGCCGGTCGCGCGGCTGCACAGCGACCTCGACGCGTTGTGCGGGCGCCAGCTGCCGCCGAAGCTGGACCAGGTCATCCGCCGGTCGGTGCGGACGCAGGTCACCGCGCTCGACGCGATCCTGCTGGCCCCGCTGGCGTCCCGGCTCGGCGACCTCGACGTCGTCGTCGTGCCGACCGGCGCGCTGTCGGCGATCCCGTGGGGCCTGCTGCCGACGCTGCACGGCCGCCCGGTCACGGTCACGCCGTCGTCGTCGGCCTGGTTCGACGCGGGCCGCCGCTCCGGCCGGGCCACCGGCGCGCCGCTGCTGGTCGCGGGCTCGGACCTGACCCACGCGGAGGCGGAGGTCGCCCGGCTGGCCCCGCTGTACCCGGACGCCGAGGTCCTGACCGGCCCGGACGCCACGGTGGCGGCCACGCTCAAGGCGTTCGACGGCTGCCGGCTGGCCCACTTCGCCGCGCACGGCCACCACGAGCGGGAGAACGTGCTGTTTTCCCGCCTCAACCTGGCCGACGGGCCGCTGATGGCCTACGACGTCCAGCAGCTGGCGACGGCCCCGGAGCAGGTGGTGCTGTCCTCGTGCGACGTCGGCCAGGCGGTGGTCAGGGCGGGCGACGAGGTGCTCGGCTTCACGGCGGCGCTGCTCTACGGCGGCAGCCGCACGGTGGTGTCGAGCGTGGCCCGGGTGGACGACCGCACGGCGGGCGGCGTGATGCTGGCGTTCCACCGCGCGCTGTCGGTGGGGACGCCCCCGGCGCGGGCACTGGCGGACGCGGGCCGGGCGGAGCCGCTGATGCCGTTCGTCTGCTTCGGCCGCAGCTGA
- a CDS encoding RNA polymerase sigma factor: protein MNVARTDHARVATLFDAAREGDRAALDELVALLTPLLWQVARDQGLDADQAADVVQTTWLRLLGSFAEIRSPVALTGWLITVTKREAWRTGERRQVERPLPELPERLTEASPAPEEGVLREDQRARLWRAVDNLPERCRSLLRIVAFVHRPDYAEVGARLGMPRGSIGPTRGRCLARLREQLLANGEGDWL, encoded by the coding sequence GTGAACGTGGCCAGGACCGACCACGCGCGCGTGGCGACCCTGTTCGACGCCGCGCGGGAGGGCGACCGCGCGGCGCTGGACGAGCTGGTCGCCCTGCTCACGCCGTTGCTCTGGCAGGTGGCGCGCGACCAGGGCCTGGACGCCGACCAGGCGGCCGACGTCGTGCAGACGACGTGGCTGCGGCTGCTCGGCTCGTTCGCGGAGATCCGGTCGCCGGTCGCGCTGACCGGCTGGCTGATCACCGTCACCAAGCGGGAGGCCTGGCGCACGGGGGAACGGCGCCAGGTCGAGCGGCCGCTGCCGGAGCTCCCGGAGCGGCTGACCGAAGCATCGCCGGCACCCGAGGAGGGGGTGCTGCGCGAGGACCAGCGCGCGCGGCTGTGGCGCGCGGTGGACAACCTGCCCGAACGCTGCCGCAGCCTGCTGCGGATCGTGGCGTTCGTGCACCGGCCGGACTACGCCGAAGTCGGCGCCCGGCTGGGGATGCCGAGGGGGAGTATCGGCCCGACCAGGGGACGCTGCCTCGCGCGCCTGCGCGAGCAGCTACTCGCCAACGGCGAAGGAGATTGGCTGTGA
- a CDS encoding S8 family peptidase: MVVRFVRDETAEAAVEDASTLNQLPAPPRQLLDRHGARVLDPATAVVAAGQPAPRTTVYRPGVFLVPQRFLRDQQTLGAINGVLARIGLYAEPAGDGDTKEAARPRQLDDLPVRALLRVREDADPVVVDCWKALQLLKSAASGERPELDPDVAAAISPEHLLFSTPVFGGVPWETSGLGGTPWETSGFGAGSSYGRTRGANRIPVTLAAAPPYRSEKPAQRRPVIAVLDTGIGPHPWFGLADRSGPPPAGSGLAVAPGIQAAILQAQQASGATLPTQLLTDYWDAPTTGQPLIGDVDTDTGHGLFIAGIVRQACPEADTLAIRVVHSDGVAYEADVLLALHLLADRVRAAQADNRPEDMVDVVSLSLGYYEENPADVAYTGQFGAAIAELLGLGVLVVAAAGNDATTRRFYPAAFADQPLGGGSGPQVISVGALNPDVTTSKALFSNEGPWVHCWATGAGVVSTYPTDVRGTAAADHEVPGFGRNSFDPDDYSAGFAVWDGTSFAAPLAAAELGKALLQSGDLATVDRETVVKRAWTALGAL, translated from the coding sequence ATGGTCGTCAGGTTCGTGCGGGACGAGACCGCGGAAGCAGCGGTGGAAGACGCGAGCACGCTCAACCAGCTCCCGGCCCCGCCCCGGCAGTTGCTCGACCGGCACGGCGCGCGCGTGCTGGACCCGGCGACGGCCGTCGTCGCGGCCGGGCAGCCTGCCCCGCGCACCACCGTGTACCGGCCGGGCGTGTTCCTCGTGCCGCAGCGGTTCCTCCGTGACCAGCAGACGCTGGGCGCGATCAACGGCGTCCTGGCCCGCATCGGCCTCTACGCCGAGCCGGCAGGCGACGGCGACACGAAGGAGGCGGCCCGTCCCCGGCAGCTCGACGACCTGCCGGTCCGCGCCCTGCTGCGCGTCCGCGAAGACGCCGATCCGGTCGTCGTCGACTGCTGGAAGGCACTCCAGCTGCTGAAGTCCGCGGCGTCGGGCGAGCGGCCGGAGCTCGACCCTGATGTTGCAGCCGCAATTTCGCCGGAGCACCTGCTGTTCAGCACGCCGGTGTTCGGGGGCGTGCCGTGGGAGACCAGCGGCCTCGGCGGCACCCCTTGGGAGACCAGCGGGTTCGGCGCGGGCAGCTCCTACGGCCGCACCCGCGGCGCCAACCGGATCCCGGTGACGCTGGCCGCGGCCCCGCCGTACCGCAGCGAGAAGCCCGCGCAGCGGCGTCCGGTGATCGCCGTGCTGGACACCGGCATCGGCCCGCACCCGTGGTTCGGCCTCGCCGACCGCAGCGGCCCGCCGCCCGCGGGGTCCGGGCTCGCCGTCGCCCCGGGCATCCAGGCGGCGATCCTGCAGGCCCAGCAGGCTTCCGGCGCCACGCTGCCGACCCAGCTGCTCACCGACTACTGGGACGCGCCGACGACCGGCCAGCCGCTGATCGGCGACGTCGACACCGACACCGGGCACGGCCTGTTCATCGCCGGCATCGTCCGGCAGGCCTGCCCCGAAGCCGACACCCTCGCGATCCGCGTGGTGCACAGCGACGGCGTCGCCTACGAAGCCGACGTCCTGCTCGCGCTGCACCTGCTGGCCGACCGCGTGCGGGCCGCGCAGGCGGACAACCGGCCGGAGGACATGGTCGACGTCGTCTCGCTGTCCCTGGGTTACTACGAGGAGAACCCGGCGGACGTCGCCTACACCGGCCAGTTCGGCGCGGCCATCGCCGAGCTGCTGGGCCTCGGCGTGCTCGTCGTCGCCGCGGCGGGCAACGACGCCACCACGCGCCGGTTCTACCCGGCGGCCTTCGCCGACCAGCCGCTCGGCGGCGGCAGCGGCCCGCAGGTGATCAGCGTCGGCGCGCTCAACCCCGACGTCACCACGAGCAAGGCGCTGTTCTCCAACGAAGGCCCGTGGGTGCACTGCTGGGCGACCGGCGCCGGCGTCGTCAGCACGTACCCGACCGACGTCCGCGGCACCGCGGCCGCCGACCACGAGGTGCCCGGGTTCGGCCGCAACTCCTTCGACCCGGACGACTACAGCGCCGGCTTCGCGGTCTGGGACGGGACGTCGTTCGCCGCGCCGCTCGCCGCCGCCGAGCTCGGCAAGGCCCTGCTGCAGTCCGGTGACCTGGCCACGGTCGACCGCGAGACCGTCGTCAAGCGCGCCTGGACCGCGCTGGGTGCGCTGTGA